One stretch of Methylocystis hirsuta DNA includes these proteins:
- a CDS encoding CBS domain-containing protein: MFHIGDLRRMRDDDVGAIPVRADGQLVGMITDRDIACRAENFPTAGASAAAHTAERLQALDRAS; encoded by the coding sequence ATGTTTCACATCGGTGATTTGAGGCGAATGCGTGACGACGACGTCGGCGCAATTCCGGTGCGGGCCGATGGTCAGCTGGTTGGCATGATCACCGACCGCGACATCGCCTGCCGTGCCGAAAACTTTCCCACCGCAGGCGCAAGCGCGGCAGCGCACACTGCAGAAAGGCTACAAGCTCTTGATCGCGCATCGTGA
- a CDS encoding CheR family methyltransferase has protein sequence MDAEMMAKYLQEATDVELDLLLEAIYRIYHYDFRDYARSSLRRSVAQAQSALGSSTITHLLARIIHEPGVFAEVLRHLTIQVSDLFRDPDYFRLLREKVMPHLATYPSLRIWVAGCGRGEEAYSIAIVLHEEGLLDRSLIYATDIDCEAMKIAKAGAYEIGRIDRFSENYLRSGGRASLSDYYTTGVSRVAFVPMLRKHILFSDHSLATDSAFAEMHLVSCRNVLIYFDRKLQGRTIRLFRDSLCPRGFLGLGPKETVTASDHASFLETLTNDERIYRVK, from the coding sequence ATGGATGCCGAAATGATGGCCAAGTACTTGCAGGAAGCCACCGACGTCGAGCTGGACCTGCTTCTGGAAGCCATATATCGGATCTACCACTACGACTTTCGAGACTACGCGCGCTCCTCGTTGCGTCGGAGCGTGGCCCAGGCGCAATCCGCGCTCGGCAGTTCCACGATCACCCATCTCCTCGCTCGCATCATTCATGAGCCGGGCGTATTCGCCGAGGTGCTTCGACATTTGACAATTCAGGTGAGCGACCTTTTCAGAGACCCTGATTACTTCCGCCTTTTGCGGGAAAAGGTCATGCCGCATCTCGCTACCTATCCTTCGTTGAGAATCTGGGTCGCGGGATGCGGAAGGGGCGAAGAGGCCTATTCGATCGCTATAGTCCTTCACGAGGAGGGATTGCTGGATCGCTCACTCATCTACGCTACGGACATCGATTGCGAGGCCATGAAGATTGCCAAAGCCGGCGCCTATGAGATCGGGCGCATAGATAGGTTCAGCGAAAATTACCTCAGATCGGGCGGTCGAGCATCTTTGTCGGACTATTACACCACTGGGGTGTCGCGCGTCGCCTTCGTCCCGATGCTGCGCAAACATATCTTGTTTTCCGATCATAGTCTTGCCACGGACTCCGCCTTTGCAGAAATGCATCTGGTGTCATGCCGCAATGTCCTCATCTACTTCGATCGGAAGCTTCAGGGCCGAACCATCCGCCTATTTCGCGATTCTCTGTGTCCACGCGGCTTCTTGGGACTCGGCCCGAAGGAGACAGTGACAGCCTCCGATCACGCGAGTTTCTTGGAAACGCTCACAAACGACGAGCGAATCTATCGGGTGAAATAA
- a CDS encoding DUF1403 family protein — protein sequence MLECDSRDSFGLDPVSMARPPRVVRRRPLDPPLRQNLQEFRPLPRWARLSGAAGGDRSAMFFAGAGIAHLDLVLRSGVDVSRAGRNSADVSNAGKNFGSEPGFSGALHQRLALKAAATSVRLARLREDEAALRDAEHLSGVGVETSPSGRVHRLWRLFATRAVKFEAPTLSAAAEHIGARGAMEAHGVADALRKIVTSANDPLAAAAGVSAAAMYHLAAVPAIEAEIFALWLADAALAQKLGWSRPLPLIATAIGHRALRKDRDGRRPRPSDPDWADALAGAYALSAQQAFDIAIDLSRRTKKLSHVAPKLRAKGAARVIDMLLADDCVSPARAAKVAGLSDRASRRLFDRLVALGAVRELSGRTNFRLYGL from the coding sequence ATGCTGGAATGTGATTCGCGCGATTCTTTTGGCCTTGATCCCGTGTCGATGGCGCGGCCGCCGCGCGTCGTGCGAAGGCGTCCTCTAGACCCGCCGCTCCGCCAAAATCTTCAGGAATTCCGGCCGCTTCCGCGTTGGGCGAGGCTCAGCGGCGCCGCCGGCGGCGACAGGTCGGCGATGTTTTTCGCCGGCGCCGGCATCGCCCATCTCGACCTGGTCTTGCGTTCCGGCGTCGATGTTTCGCGCGCCGGCAGAAACTCCGCCGATGTTTCGAACGCCGGCAAAAACTTCGGCAGCGAGCCGGGTTTTTCCGGCGCGTTGCACCAGCGTCTGGCGCTCAAGGCCGCCGCGACTAGCGTCCGTCTCGCCCGGCTGCGCGAAGACGAAGCGGCGTTGCGCGACGCCGAACATCTCTCCGGCGTGGGCGTCGAGACGAGCCCTTCAGGGCGCGTTCATCGTCTGTGGCGGCTGTTTGCGACGCGCGCCGTGAAATTTGAAGCGCCGACTTTGTCGGCGGCCGCCGAACATATCGGGGCGCGAGGCGCCATGGAGGCACACGGGGTTGCCGACGCCTTGCGAAAAATCGTGACAAGCGCCAATGATCCGCTTGCCGCGGCGGCGGGCGTGAGCGCAGCGGCGATGTATCATTTGGCGGCCGTCCCGGCGATCGAGGCGGAGATTTTCGCGCTCTGGCTCGCCGACGCCGCCCTGGCGCAAAAGCTAGGCTGGAGTCGCCCTCTTCCGCTCATTGCGACCGCGATCGGGCATCGCGCGCTGCGCAAGGATCGCGACGGCCGCCGTCCGCGCCCGAGCGATCCTGATTGGGCTGACGCTTTGGCCGGCGCTTATGCGCTTTCCGCCCAACAGGCGTTTGACATCGCTATTGATCTTTCGCGTCGCACGAAAAAGCTTTCACATGTCGCGCCGAAACTGCGCGCCAAAGGCGCGGCGCGGGTGATCGACATGTTGCTTGCCGACGATTGCGTTTCGCCCGCGCGGGCGGCGAAGGTTGCGGGGCTTTCCGACCGCGCGTCGCGCCGCTTGTTCGATCGACTGGTCGCGCTCGGCGCCGTGCGAGAGCTGTCGGGACGAACGAATTTCCGGCTCTATGGTTTGTGA
- a CDS encoding AMP-binding enzyme: MGIPDPVSGERVKAIVVRRRDVSLTQAELEAHCRKYLTRYKLPYISSFETSCRKTSLGKVLRRALREAEPWSL; this comes from the coding sequence GTGGGCATTCCCGATCCAGTTTCCGGAGAGCGGGTCAAGGCGATCGTCGTCAGGCGACGCGATGTGTCGTTAACGCAGGCCGAACTCGAGGCGCACTGTCGCAAATATCTTACCCGCTATAAGCTGCCGTATATATCGAGTTTCGAAACGAGCTGCCGAAAAACGAGCTTGGGCAAAGTATTGCGGCGTGCGTTGCGCGAAGCCGAGCCTTGGAGCTTGTGA
- the scpB gene encoding SMC-Scp complex subunit ScpB yields MGRPKKREFHDSFDSVLVDLPEAARWRDWMGRVEAVIFAARSSVPREALARLVGSTCNLDDLISDIRDELRARPYELVFVAGGYQLRTKPRFASAIRAASVGDLRDAGPPELTPTEILAVTAIAYLQPATRSELSRLAGKEISRDVIGALKRHGLIDGALRAPEPGAPFAYVTTKKFLEVFGLASLRDLPDIEKLEDEGLLRLPQSEGDLDDALGLVRDDSMELDDVELEDTGDDI; encoded by the coding sequence ATGGGTCGTCCAAAAAAGCGCGAATTTCACGACTCTTTCGATTCCGTTCTCGTGGACCTGCCGGAAGCCGCGCGCTGGCGGGATTGGATGGGACGCGTCGAAGCCGTGATTTTTGCCGCACGAAGTTCTGTGCCGAGAGAAGCGCTTGCGCGGCTTGTCGGATCAACCTGCAATCTCGACGACTTAATTAGCGACATCCGCGACGAATTGCGCGCGCGGCCCTATGAGCTAGTCTTTGTCGCTGGCGGCTATCAATTGCGCACCAAGCCGCGCTTCGCGTCGGCGATCCGAGCGGCGAGCGTCGGCGATTTACGAGACGCCGGCCCACCCGAACTGACGCCGACGGAGATTTTGGCCGTGACCGCGATCGCCTATCTGCAACCCGCCACCCGCTCCGAACTCTCGCGACTCGCCGGCAAAGAAATCAGCCGTGACGTTATTGGCGCGCTCAAGCGACATGGACTGATCGATGGCGCCTTGCGCGCGCCGGAGCCCGGCGCGCCTTTCGCCTATGTGACGACGAAGAAGTTCCTGGAGGTGTTCGGCCTCGCAAGCCTGCGCGATCTTCCTGACATCGAAAAACTCGAGGACGAAGGCCTGTTGCGCCTGCCTCAATCGGAAGGCGATCTCGACGACGCCTTGGGGCTCGTCCGGGACGACTCGATGGAGTTGGACGATGTCGAGCTCGAAGACACGGGTGACGACATATAG
- a CDS encoding PHP domain-containing protein: MDLRDVEEKSYGAALLYFTGSKAHNIALRNIAVDRGWKLNEYGLFSKTKSIAGATETDIYKKLGLQFMPPELREDRSEIALAQKNALPHLVQLADIRGDLHLHSNWSDGDAPIAEMARARGYEYMALTDHSRRVTVAHGLDRARLLRQIKEVDRLNAKMRGFTVLKGVEVDILADGELDLPDEVLSRLDLVVAAVHYKFDVSREKQTERIIRALDNRHVAILAHPTGRLIEEPPPYELDLERVMLAAKERGCALEINAEPDRQDLTDVAAKAAKGLGVRIAISTDARTPQPLSPACVSA, from the coding sequence GTGGACCTGCGCGACGTCGAGGAAAAAAGCTACGGCGCTGCGCTGCTCTATTTTACCGGCTCCAAGGCGCATAACATCGCCTTGCGTAATATCGCCGTCGATCGCGGTTGGAAGCTCAATGAATATGGCCTCTTCAGCAAAACCAAGTCGATCGCCGGCGCGACTGAAACGGACATTTACAAGAAGCTCGGACTTCAATTCATGCCGCCAGAATTGCGTGAGGACCGCAGCGAGATCGCGCTGGCGCAAAAGAATGCGCTGCCCCATCTCGTGCAATTGGCGGACATTCGCGGCGACCTCCATCTCCATTCGAATTGGAGCGATGGCGATGCGCCGATCGCCGAGATGGCGCGAGCACGCGGTTACGAATATATGGCGTTGACCGATCACAGCCGGCGGGTGACTGTCGCCCATGGGCTGGATCGCGCGCGTCTGCTGCGCCAGATCAAGGAAGTCGATCGCCTGAACGCCAAAATGCGTGGGTTCACCGTGCTGAAGGGCGTTGAAGTCGATATCCTCGCCGATGGTGAGCTCGACTTGCCGGACGAGGTTTTGTCACGCCTCGATCTCGTCGTCGCCGCCGTTCACTATAAATTCGATGTTTCGCGCGAAAAGCAGACCGAGCGCATCATCCGCGCGCTCGACAATCGCCATGTAGCGATCCTGGCGCATCCAACGGGTCGTCTTATCGAAGAACCACCGCCTTATGAGCTTGACCTGGAGCGGGTCATGTTGGCCGCCAAGGAACGCGGCTGTGCTTTGGAGATCAACGCTGAGCCCGATCGCCAGGACCTCACCGACGTCGCCGCCAAGGCGGCGAAAGGGCTTGGCGTGCGCATCGCGATTTCGACCGATGCGCGCACTCCACAGCCGCTCTCGCCTGCATGCGTTTCGGCGTAG
- a CDS encoding tyrosine-type recombinase/integrase: MSEETATSSPDEDVQTDARLIERPAAPHLAALSEKARDYARNARSENTRRAYEADWRQFAAWLRRQGLDPLPPDPQTVGLYLAACMEGAPGREPLSVASLERRLSGICWHYRQRGERLDVGDPHIATVLAGIRRAHGRPPVQKEAIFADELLVMLSLLDMDLRGLRDRAILAIGFAGGLRRSEIVGLDCGPGQTEDGTGWVEIFGAGGADVSSAGNEGGALLTINGKTGWREVEIGRGSRPETCPVALLETWMRLGRVNHGPLFRRIASKNAGVSAERLTDKHVARLVQKTALAAGIRGDLSEGERKRAFAGHSLRAGLASSAQIEEAHVQKHLGHASAEMTRRYQRKRDRFKVNLTKAAGL; this comes from the coding sequence ATGTCGGAAGAAACCGCCACTTCATCGCCCGACGAAGACGTCCAAACCGACGCGCGGCTCATCGAGCGACCGGCGGCTCCCCATCTCGCCGCGCTCTCCGAAAAGGCGCGCGATTACGCCCGTAACGCCCGCTCCGAAAACACAAGGCGCGCCTACGAGGCGGACTGGCGACAGTTTGCCGCCTGGCTGCGCCGCCAGGGGCTCGATCCCCTGCCCCCGGATCCGCAAACCGTCGGCCTCTATCTCGCCGCCTGCATGGAGGGAGCTCCCGGCCGCGAGCCGCTGAGCGTCGCGTCGCTCGAGCGGCGGCTTTCGGGCATTTGCTGGCATTATCGCCAACGCGGCGAGAGGCTCGATGTCGGCGATCCCCATATCGCCACCGTGCTCGCCGGGATCCGCCGCGCCCATGGCCGCCCGCCGGTCCAGAAGGAGGCGATCTTCGCCGACGAGCTGCTCGTCATGCTCAGCCTCCTCGATATGGATCTGCGCGGCCTGCGCGACCGCGCCATCCTGGCCATTGGCTTTGCCGGAGGGTTGCGACGCTCCGAGATTGTGGGACTCGATTGCGGGCCCGGCCAGACTGAGGATGGAACCGGCTGGGTCGAAATCTTTGGCGCCGGCGGCGCCGATGTTTCCAGCGCCGGAAATGAAGGCGGCGCCCTGCTGACCATCAACGGCAAAACCGGCTGGCGCGAAGTCGAAATCGGCCGAGGCTCCCGGCCCGAAACCTGCCCGGTCGCCCTGTTAGAGACCTGGATGCGCCTCGGGCGCGTCAACCACGGCCCGCTATTCCGTCGCATCGCCAGCAAGAACGCCGGCGTCAGCGCCGAGCGGCTGACCGACAAGCATGTGGCCCGGCTGGTGCAGAAAACAGCGCTGGCCGCCGGAATTCGGGGCGACCTTTCGGAAGGCGAACGCAAGCGCGCCTTCGCCGGCCATTCGCTGCGCGCCGGTCTCGCCTCCTCCGCCCAGATCGAGGAAGCCCATGTGCAAAAGCATCTTGGTCACGCCAGCGCCGAAATGACCCGGCGCTACCAGCGAAAACGCGACCGCTTCAAAGTCAATCTCACAAAGGCGGCGGGGCTGTAA
- a CDS encoding response regulator produces the protein MSTTGTSLNYLVDHSSLRASHGLDDSTFDDVRAVGGSMSARVPELIDDFYEWLSSFPEFGQFLSGERLLARLKAKQGDYWRDFLRAGVDEAYVERRRVIGQVHARIELGLLIYLLAMEFISAWLTRAIEADESLRDRPTAALSIRKLIAFDSAIVVDTYGARTARSLEEHRKRLEHVAGVMQAVTEGDLSHRIIVTGPEDVLGRSLNDMVQSLSNIAREMELIARGDYAAHASPRCEKDELGVSLQAMTRALREAAEKNEQQMWVAETQTALGQAMSGNPSVRELSQRVLSLLCRALDAQVGAQYVVEDGGETLRLTGIYAASAGDGAPDTWKLGEGLVGQAAQENRRIVLKEVPEDSIRIRWGLGEALPRSLVVLPVVHEGEVRGVIELGSLKQFSGQQLDLLDIVAPSVGQAISAAETRARIQQLLEESRAQGEELTTQQDELRQVNDTLEEHTHALELQKESLLSTETVLRQKAAELERTSRYKSEFLANMSHELRTPLNSSLILAKLLSDNKDGNLSPEQVKYAQSISAAGNDLLTLINDILDLSKIEAGKIDLDIAPVAISRLVSGLERRFEPLASERKLEFRIIVNPSCPQTIETDLQRVQQILSNLLSNALKFTEKGAIRLLVAPKDSRRIAFTVEDTGIGIPADQHEVIFKAFQQADGTTNRKFGGTGLGLSISREFAELLGGEIRIHSMPGEGSVFTLLIPLRAETVVAAAPSASPKAEAAPQPSAEVARPFVEDDRDSITDPRRVVLVVEDDPVFAEILRDLARERGFKCIIAGTADGGLRLAREYRPEAVVLDIGLPDQSGLTVLELLKRDSSIRHAPIHVLSVHDYQQVARQMGAVGYILKPVKREQLVSAFRLLEERISRDVKAILIVEDEAVQRGALTNLLASDDIDIVAVATAEEALQQMHSTTFDCVVLDLMLPDVSGFELLDRMSQDESYSIPPVIIYTARSLTVDEEQTLRRLSKSIIVKGARSPERLIEEVTLFLHQAESELSPEKQHMLRVARDRETVLDGRRILLVEDDVRNIFSLTAMLERDGAVVHIARNGREALARLDQEPSIDFILMDIMMPEMDGLEAMREIRKREGSTSLPIIALTAKAMADDRQQCLEAGANDYIAKPIDVEKLLSLIRVWMPK, from the coding sequence GTGTCGACCACCGGAACAAGCTTGAATTATCTTGTTGACCACAGCTCACTTCGAGCATCACACGGCTTGGACGATTCGACATTCGACGACGTCCGTGCCGTCGGTGGTTCCATGTCCGCCCGCGTTCCGGAGTTGATCGATGATTTTTATGAATGGCTCTCGAGCTTCCCCGAGTTCGGGCAGTTCTTGTCCGGTGAACGGCTGTTGGCGCGCCTAAAGGCCAAACAGGGGGACTATTGGAGAGATTTTCTCCGAGCCGGGGTCGACGAAGCTTACGTGGAACGCCGGCGTGTCATCGGGCAGGTCCACGCCCGAATCGAACTCGGTCTCCTTATCTATCTGCTGGCAATGGAGTTCATCTCGGCATGGCTCACACGCGCAATCGAAGCCGACGAAAGCCTTCGCGACCGCCCAACCGCCGCGCTGTCCATCCGCAAGCTGATCGCGTTCGATTCTGCCATCGTGGTGGATACATACGGAGCGCGAACAGCGCGAAGTCTGGAAGAGCACCGGAAACGCCTAGAGCACGTGGCGGGAGTCATGCAGGCCGTGACAGAGGGGGATCTCAGTCACCGGATCATTGTGACCGGGCCCGAGGATGTCCTCGGGAGATCCCTCAACGACATGGTGCAGAGCCTCAGCAACATCGCTCGCGAGATGGAGCTCATCGCCCGAGGAGACTACGCGGCGCACGCTTCACCCAGATGCGAAAAGGACGAACTTGGGGTCTCGCTGCAGGCTATGACCCGCGCGCTCAGGGAAGCGGCGGAGAAGAACGAGCAGCAGATGTGGGTAGCCGAGACCCAAACGGCGCTCGGCCAAGCGATGAGCGGCAACCCGAGCGTGAGGGAATTGTCACAGCGGGTGCTCTCGCTCCTTTGCCGCGCGCTCGATGCGCAGGTCGGCGCACAATATGTCGTCGAAGATGGTGGCGAAACACTGCGCCTGACGGGAATCTATGCGGCCTCCGCAGGCGACGGCGCGCCCGATACGTGGAAGCTCGGCGAAGGGCTCGTTGGCCAGGCTGCGCAAGAGAATCGGCGCATCGTCCTGAAAGAGGTGCCTGAGGACAGTATCCGAATCCGTTGGGGGCTGGGGGAAGCCCTCCCCAGAAGTCTCGTCGTCTTGCCAGTCGTCCACGAAGGCGAAGTACGGGGCGTCATCGAGCTCGGCTCGCTCAAACAGTTCTCCGGGCAGCAGTTGGACCTACTCGACATCGTAGCGCCGAGTGTGGGCCAGGCGATCAGCGCCGCCGAGACGCGCGCTCGGATCCAGCAGCTTTTGGAAGAGTCTCGAGCGCAAGGCGAGGAGTTGACAACGCAGCAGGACGAGCTTCGTCAGGTCAACGATACTCTCGAAGAGCACACTCACGCGCTCGAATTACAGAAGGAAAGTCTCCTTTCGACAGAGACCGTGCTCCGGCAGAAAGCGGCGGAACTCGAGCGAACGAGTCGCTACAAGTCCGAATTCCTCGCAAACATGTCGCATGAACTGCGAACGCCGCTCAACAGCTCGTTGATCCTCGCCAAGCTCCTCAGCGACAACAAAGACGGAAACCTTTCGCCGGAACAGGTCAAATATGCGCAGAGCATTTCGGCCGCCGGAAATGACCTGCTTACGCTCATCAACGATATCCTCGATTTGTCGAAGATCGAGGCCGGAAAGATCGATCTCGATATCGCGCCGGTCGCCATCTCTCGTCTCGTAAGCGGTCTCGAGCGTCGCTTCGAACCGCTCGCGTCAGAGAGGAAGCTCGAGTTCCGCATTATTGTAAATCCGAGCTGTCCGCAGACGATCGAAACGGATCTGCAGCGCGTCCAACAAATCCTGTCGAACCTCCTCTCAAACGCCCTGAAGTTCACAGAGAAGGGTGCGATCCGACTACTCGTGGCGCCGAAGGACTCTCGGCGCATCGCGTTCACGGTGGAAGACACCGGCATAGGGATCCCCGCCGACCAACACGAGGTTATCTTCAAAGCGTTTCAACAGGCGGACGGCACGACAAATCGGAAGTTCGGCGGCACAGGGCTGGGCCTGTCCATTTCCCGGGAGTTTGCGGAGCTTTTGGGCGGCGAGATACGGATCCATAGCATGCCTGGAGAGGGAAGCGTCTTTACCCTGCTCATTCCGCTTCGAGCAGAAACCGTGGTTGCGGCGGCTCCATCGGCAAGTCCAAAGGCCGAAGCAGCGCCCCAGCCGTCCGCCGAAGTCGCACGCCCCTTCGTCGAAGACGATCGCGATTCGATCACGGATCCGCGCCGAGTGGTGCTCGTCGTTGAAGACGATCCAGTTTTCGCCGAGATCCTTCGCGACCTCGCGCGCGAGCGCGGATTCAAGTGCATTATCGCTGGAACGGCCGACGGTGGCTTGCGGCTCGCTCGCGAATATCGGCCCGAGGCCGTCGTGCTCGACATCGGGCTTCCTGATCAATCGGGTCTCACCGTCCTCGAGCTTCTCAAGCGAGATTCTTCGATCCGACACGCGCCAATCCACGTCCTCTCGGTCCACGACTACCAGCAGGTCGCTCGGCAAATGGGGGCTGTCGGCTACATTCTGAAGCCCGTCAAGCGCGAGCAGCTCGTGTCCGCTTTCCGTCTTCTCGAGGAGCGGATTTCGCGCGACGTGAAGGCCATCCTCATCGTGGAGGACGAAGCCGTTCAGCGCGGCGCGCTAACCAATCTCCTCGCCTCCGACGACATCGACATCGTCGCCGTGGCGACGGCCGAGGAGGCGCTCCAGCAGATGCATAGCACGACCTTCGACTGCGTCGTTCTGGACCTCATGCTGCCGGACGTGAGCGGATTCGAACTCTTGGACAGGATGAGCCAAGACGAGAGCTATTCGATTCCGCCTGTGATCATCTACACGGCGCGTTCGCTGACCGTCGACGAAGAGCAGACGCTGCGACGCCTATCGAAGTCCATCATCGTCAAGGGCGCGCGCTCGCCAGAGCGCCTCATCGAGGAAGTGACGCTGTTCCTGCACCAGGCCGAGTCGGAGCTGTCACCGGAAAAGCAACATATGCTCAGGGTGGCGCGTGACCGCGAGACGGTTCTCGATGGTCGCCGCATCTTGCTGGTCGAAGACGATGTTCGTAATATCTTCTCTCTGACGGCGATGCTCGAGCGCGATGGCGCAGTCGTGCATATCGCGAGAAACGGAAGGGAGGCTCTCGCGCGGCTGGATCAGGAACCATCCATCGACTTCATCCTGATGGACATCATGATGCCCGAGATGGACGGGCTCGAGGCGATGCGAGAGATCCGGAAGAGGGAGGGATCGACATCGTTGCCGATCATCGCTCTGACCGCGAAGGCGATGGCCGATGACAGACAGCAATGCCTCGAAGCCGGCGCAAACGACTATATTGCGAAACCGATCGACGTCGAGAAGCTGTTGTCGCTCATCCGCGTATGGATGCCGAAATGA
- a CDS encoding hybrid sensor histidine kinase/response regulator: MDLPVVLVVDDFADNLLALEGILRRDDIEIVTALSGRAALDILLNRNVAVAIIDVQMPEMDGFELATLMRGVEKTRYVPIVFVTAGSREPSRMFKGYAVGAVDYLWKPIDELVLRGKVDVFVTLEKQRQRLLQADRMREMFVGILGHDLRNPLQSILSAERILSRSQDDAMREPLQAIRQSGERMARMIAQILDLTRIRIGGGLALSSMPADFRKIVEQVVEEFAEHKKRFSVEVVGNAHGSWDVDRLLQVLSNLASNAVEHSPPGASVRIRVDGTRDDALEFEVHNGGPGVASELRDVLFEPFRSRDCTRGLGLGLFICKQVIIAHGGTIGFDSSDDLGTCFRISLPRHAVSAVSAFETSISG; the protein is encoded by the coding sequence ATGGATCTCCCGGTTGTGCTTGTTGTCGATGACTTCGCGGATAACCTCCTCGCACTCGAGGGGATTCTCAGACGAGATGACATCGAGATCGTGACGGCTCTGTCGGGGCGCGCCGCGCTTGATATTCTGCTCAACCGGAACGTAGCGGTCGCTATCATCGACGTTCAGATGCCTGAGATGGATGGGTTCGAACTTGCGACGCTGATGCGGGGCGTCGAAAAGACGCGGTATGTGCCGATCGTTTTCGTGACAGCGGGCTCAAGAGAGCCGTCTCGCATGTTCAAGGGATATGCGGTCGGGGCCGTCGACTATCTGTGGAAGCCGATCGACGAGCTGGTCCTTCGGGGCAAGGTCGACGTCTTCGTCACGCTCGAGAAACAACGACAACGGCTCCTGCAGGCTGATCGGATGCGCGAGATGTTCGTCGGCATTCTCGGTCATGACCTTCGCAATCCGCTCCAGAGCATCTTATCGGCTGAGCGCATTTTGAGCCGATCGCAGGACGACGCCATGCGCGAACCGCTCCAGGCGATCCGTCAGAGTGGCGAACGCATGGCGCGGATGATCGCGCAGATTCTGGACTTGACCCGAATCCGAATCGGGGGCGGTCTGGCGCTTTCTTCGATGCCTGCGGATTTTCGCAAGATCGTCGAGCAAGTCGTAGAGGAGTTCGCGGAGCACAAGAAACGCTTCAGCGTGGAAGTCGTTGGCAACGCCCATGGCTCATGGGATGTCGACCGCCTTTTACAGGTTCTCTCGAATCTTGCCAGCAACGCCGTGGAGCACAGTCCGCCGGGCGCGTCGGTGCGAATTCGAGTGGACGGGACGCGCGACGACGCGCTCGAGTTCGAAGTGCATAATGGAGGGCCGGGCGTGGCGAGCGAACTCCGCGATGTCCTCTTCGAACCATTTCGCAGTCGCGACTGCACGCGTGGACTAGGTCTCGGACTCTTCATCTGCAAACAAGTCATCATCGCTCATGGAGGGACGATCGGGTTCGACTCGAGCGACGACCTAGGGACATGCTTCCGGATATCGCTTCCGCGGCACGCCGTGTCTGCCGTCAGCGCCTTTGAGACAAGTATATCGGGTTGA